A single region of the Aeromicrobium chenweiae genome encodes:
- a CDS encoding Crp/Fnr family transcriptional regulator, whose amino-acid sequence MTDDVLRQAPLFSGLDDEAAEALESSMSSSSLRRGEILFNEGDDGNQLYVVTDGKMKLGRTSPDGRENLLAILGPGQMFGELSFFDPGPRSATATAVTDVELKSLGHEALSPVLTAHPDVAHALLNQLAGRLRRTNEVVGDLVFSDVPGRVAKALLDLASRFGRRADDGIHVNHDLTQEELAQLVGASRETVNKALADFASRGWLRLEPRSVVILDLERLQRRAR is encoded by the coding sequence GTGACCGACGACGTTCTGCGCCAGGCACCGCTGTTCTCAGGCCTCGACGACGAGGCTGCCGAGGCGCTCGAGAGCTCGATGTCGTCGAGCTCGTTGCGCCGCGGGGAGATCCTGTTCAACGAGGGCGACGACGGCAACCAGCTGTACGTCGTCACGGACGGCAAGATGAAGCTCGGGCGCACCTCCCCCGACGGCCGCGAGAACCTCCTCGCGATCCTCGGACCGGGACAGATGTTCGGCGAGCTCTCGTTCTTCGACCCCGGACCCCGCTCCGCCACCGCGACCGCCGTCACCGACGTCGAGCTGAAGTCGCTCGGGCACGAGGCGCTCAGCCCCGTCCTGACCGCGCACCCCGACGTCGCCCACGCGCTGCTCAACCAGCTCGCCGGCCGCCTGCGTCGCACCAACGAGGTCGTCGGTGACCTCGTCTTCAGCGACGTCCCCGGCCGTGTCGCCAAGGCCCTGCTCGACCTCGCGTCGCGCTTCGGGCGCCGCGCCGACGACGGCATCCACGTCAACCACGACCTCACGCAGGAGGAGCTCGCCCAGCTGGTCGGCGCCTCCCGCGAGACGGTCAACAAGGCCCTCGCCGACTTCGCCTCCCGCGGCTGGCTGCGCCTGGAGCCCCGCAGCGTCGTGATCCTCGACCTCGAGCGCCTGCAGCGCCGCGCCCGCTGA
- a CDS encoding MBL fold metallo-hydrolase, with amino-acid sequence MTATAVTVTDRASYVLAENPGLMTLDGTNTWILREPGAARSVVVDPGPADDAHLQAVLAAAGEVGLVLFTHRHFDHTEALARIVELTGAPTRSIDPTFTRDADVLADGESIDVDGLLIEVLATPGHTTDSACFLVGAENLLLSGDTILGRGTTVIAHPDGVLGPYLDSLARIRELVEEGVVQQILPGHGPVVTDPAAVVDFYLEHRADRLDQVRAAVEAGATTAREVVETVYRDVDETLWPAAELSVAAQLDYLKR; translated from the coding sequence ATGACCGCCACCGCTGTCACCGTCACGGACCGTGCGTCGTACGTCCTCGCCGAGAACCCCGGGCTCATGACGCTCGACGGCACCAACACCTGGATCCTGCGGGAGCCGGGCGCGGCCCGGTCGGTCGTCGTGGACCCGGGACCGGCCGACGACGCGCACCTGCAGGCCGTCCTCGCTGCCGCGGGGGAGGTCGGGCTGGTGCTGTTCACGCACCGTCACTTCGACCACACCGAGGCGCTCGCGCGGATCGTCGAGCTGACCGGGGCGCCGACGCGGTCGATCGACCCGACGTTCACCCGGGATGCGGACGTCCTCGCGGACGGCGAGTCGATCGACGTCGACGGGCTGCTGATCGAGGTGCTGGCCACTCCCGGGCACACGACCGACTCGGCGTGCTTCCTGGTCGGTGCCGAGAACCTCCTGCTCAGCGGCGACACGATCCTCGGGCGCGGCACCACCGTCATCGCCCACCCGGACGGCGTCCTGGGGCCGTACCTCGACTCCCTCGCGCGCATCCGTGAGCTCGTGGAGGAGGGCGTGGTCCAGCAGATCCTGCCCGGCCACGGCCCGGTCGTGACGGACCCGGCCGCGGTCGTCGACTTCTACCTCGAGCACCGGGCGGATCGCCTGGACCAGGTGCGTGCCGCGGTCGAGGCCGGAGCCACCACCGCGCGCGAGGTCGTCGAGACCGTCTACCGAGACGTCGACGAGACGCTGTGGCCCGCCGCCGAGCTCAGCGTCGCCGCCCAGCTGGACTACCTGAAGCGCTAG
- a CDS encoding transglycosylase domain-containing protein, whose translation MALDDFRTLLRHAAQTEPRTNRRGGRIGVMAGLSAFAGLLIALMMIPATALVAVTFNDVTKDVVEMPLDLEDQPNAQTTRLLASNGDLIAYFYKENRQDVPLKDIAPVMQDALISIEDNRFYEHGALDLKGTLRALVNNASEGQTQGGSSITQQLVKLTLVSQATTKEQVKAATEKSTARKIRELKLAIDYESKHTKKEILESYLNLAYFGDGAYGISAASFHYFSRSPDQLNVRQAATLAGLVKNPVEFDPNVYPEKALQRRNTVLAVMARLGKITPEQATKYQAAPLALKITEFPNGCVSSTAEFSCDYVRRWLLTQPALGSTVTERQTRLERGGLTIKSNIDPRMQEATDKAVKSTVKPTDNEAIAALASVEPGTGKVRALSQSRPMGRSKKKGQSFINFVVPRRYGDSGGFPAGSTFKLFTVAAALKKGIDVGQTFSSPPSLTIGGGSFKTCDGLNITDPWPVKNSTTSGSKNMYTGTRESVNTYFAQLEKMAGLCNVVKAAESMGITVLDNQQVGPFTLGVTNVSPLDMAAAYATFASGGQYCKPRPVTEILDNKGNTLKKYKPVCTEVMSKDEAAQINDILRGVQERGGFGFNNGTGLKIPSAAKTGTAQDNQSVWYVGYTPELATASMIAGVKKNGSPRSLAGVKINGAFLNFSAVGGSSLAGPMWAKAMQKIQDYLTPVKFDDPPKRQPAAKKAAKSGGGGDDRAKKPKRGGRGGRDRA comes from the coding sequence ATGGCTCTGGACGACTTCCGCACCCTGCTACGCCACGCTGCCCAGACCGAGCCGCGCACCAACCGGCGAGGCGGCCGCATCGGCGTGATGGCGGGGCTCTCGGCGTTCGCCGGCCTGCTGATCGCCCTCATGATGATCCCGGCGACCGCGCTGGTCGCCGTGACGTTCAACGACGTGACCAAGGACGTCGTCGAGATGCCGCTGGACCTCGAGGACCAGCCCAACGCCCAGACGACCCGTCTCCTGGCCTCCAACGGCGACCTGATCGCGTACTTCTACAAGGAGAACCGGCAGGACGTCCCGCTGAAGGACATCGCCCCGGTCATGCAGGACGCGCTGATCTCGATCGAGGACAACCGTTTCTACGAGCACGGCGCCCTGGACCTCAAGGGGACACTGCGCGCGCTGGTCAACAACGCGTCCGAGGGCCAGACCCAGGGCGGGTCCTCGATCACCCAGCAGCTCGTGAAGCTCACGCTCGTGTCGCAGGCGACCACCAAGGAGCAGGTCAAGGCCGCGACCGAGAAGTCGACGGCGCGCAAGATCCGGGAGCTCAAGCTCGCGATCGACTACGAGTCCAAGCACACCAAGAAGGAGATCCTGGAGAGCTACCTGAACCTGGCGTACTTCGGTGACGGTGCCTACGGCATCAGCGCGGCCTCGTTCCACTACTTCTCCCGCAGCCCCGACCAGCTCAACGTCCGGCAGGCCGCCACCCTGGCCGGCCTGGTGAAGAACCCCGTCGAGTTCGACCCCAACGTCTACCCCGAGAAGGCGCTGCAGCGTCGCAACACGGTGCTCGCGGTCATGGCGCGCCTGGGCAAGATCACCCCCGAGCAGGCGACGAAGTACCAGGCCGCCCCGCTGGCGCTCAAGATCACCGAGTTCCCCAACGGCTGTGTCAGCTCGACCGCCGAGTTCTCCTGCGACTACGTGCGCCGCTGGCTGCTGACCCAGCCCGCCCTCGGCAGCACCGTCACGGAACGCCAGACACGTCTCGAGCGCGGCGGCCTGACGATCAAGTCCAACATCGACCCGCGCATGCAGGAGGCGACCGACAAGGCCGTCAAGTCGACCGTGAAGCCCACCGACAACGAGGCCATCGCGGCCCTCGCCTCCGTGGAGCCCGGCACCGGCAAGGTCCGCGCCCTCTCGCAGTCGCGTCCCATGGGCCGCAGCAAGAAGAAGGGCCAGTCCTTCATCAACTTCGTCGTGCCGCGGCGCTACGGCGACTCCGGCGGATTCCCCGCCGGGTCGACGTTCAAGCTCTTCACCGTCGCCGCAGCGCTCAAGAAGGGCATCGACGTCGGGCAGACGTTCAGCTCGCCGCCCAGCCTCACCATCGGCGGCGGCTCGTTCAAGACGTGCGACGGCCTGAACATCACTGACCCCTGGCCGGTCAAGAACTCCACGACGTCCGGCAGCAAGAACATGTACACCGGCACCCGCGAGTCGGTGAACACCTACTTCGCCCAGCTGGAGAAGATGGCCGGCCTCTGCAACGTGGTGAAGGCCGCCGAGTCGATGGGCATCACGGTCCTGGACAACCAGCAGGTCGGACCGTTCACCCTCGGCGTGACCAACGTCAGCCCGCTCGACATGGCCGCGGCCTACGCGACGTTCGCCTCGGGCGGCCAGTACTGCAAGCCGCGTCCGGTCACCGAGATCCTCGACAACAAGGGCAACACGCTCAAGAAGTACAAGCCGGTCTGCACCGAGGTCATGTCCAAGGACGAGGCGGCACAGATCAACGACATCCTGCGCGGCGTCCAGGAGCGCGGTGGCTTCGGGTTCAACAACGGGACCGGCCTGAAGATCCCGTCGGCCGCCAAGACCGGAACGGCCCAGGACAACCAGTCCGTCTGGTACGTCGGCTACACCCCCGAGCTCGCCACCGCCTCGATGATCGCGGGCGTGAAGAAGAACGGCAGCCCCCGTTCGCTGGCCGGCGTCAAGATCAACGGCGCCTTCCTCAACTTCAGCGCGGTCGGCGGCTCGTCGCTCGCCGGCCCGATGTGGGCCAAGGCAATGCAGAAGATCCAGGACTACCTGACGCCGGTCAAGTTCGACGACCCGCCCAAGCGCCAGCCGGCGGCCAAGAAGGCCGCTAAGAGCGGCGGCGGGGGCGACGACCGGGCCAAGAAGCCCAAGCGCGGCGGCCGTGGCGGCCGCGACCGCGCCTGA
- a CDS encoding ArsA-related P-loop ATPase → MPQSTPLHVVTGKGGTGKTTVAAALAMSLAGKGKKVLLCEVEGRQGIAQLFDVPPLPYEERQIAVGLGGGEVYALAIDPESALLEYLAMYYRLGRAGKALDKFGIIDFATTIAPGVRDVLLTGKVYEAARRRDGKKFSYDAVIMDAPPTGRITRFLNVNSEVAGLAKVGPIRRQADSIMEMMRSPQTHVHLVTVLEEMPVQETIDGIAELTSERLPVGHVILNLVRPSLVSAGTRDALLDGSLTAAQVEASLGRVGLEPSAAPDLIQGGLAHLERQRLQDAQRTILQECGAPLVELPLLGEGVDLGALFELAEQLGGLA, encoded by the coding sequence GTGCCCCAATCCACTCCGCTCCATGTCGTCACCGGCAAGGGCGGCACCGGCAAGACGACCGTGGCCGCAGCCCTGGCCATGTCCCTCGCAGGCAAGGGCAAGAAGGTCCTGCTCTGCGAGGTCGAGGGACGCCAGGGCATCGCCCAGCTGTTCGACGTCCCGCCGCTGCCGTACGAGGAGCGCCAGATCGCCGTCGGCCTCGGCGGCGGTGAGGTCTACGCGCTCGCGATCGACCCGGAGTCCGCGCTGCTGGAGTACCTCGCGATGTACTACCGCCTCGGCCGCGCCGGCAAGGCCCTCGACAAGTTCGGGATCATCGACTTCGCGACCACCATCGCGCCGGGCGTGCGCGACGTCCTGCTGACCGGCAAGGTCTACGAGGCCGCGCGCCGCCGCGACGGCAAGAAGTTCTCGTACGACGCGGTGATCATGGACGCGCCGCCGACCGGACGCATCACCCGGTTCCTCAACGTGAACTCCGAGGTCGCCGGACTGGCGAAGGTCGGCCCGATCCGCCGCCAGGCCGACTCGATCATGGAGATGATGCGCTCGCCGCAGACGCACGTCCACCTCGTGACCGTGCTGGAGGAGATGCCGGTGCAGGAGACGATCGACGGTATCGCCGAGCTGACGTCCGAGCGGCTCCCGGTCGGTCACGTCATCCTCAACCTCGTGCGCCCCTCGCTCGTGTCGGCCGGCACCCGCGACGCCCTCCTGGACGGCAGCCTGACCGCGGCGCAGGTCGAGGCGTCGCTGGGCCGCGTCGGCCTGGAGCCGTCGGCGGCACCGGATCTCATCCAGGGCGGCCTCGCCCACCTGGAGCGCCAACGCCTGCAGGACGCGCAGCGCACCATCCTCCAGGAGTGCGGTGCGCCGCTCGTCGAGCTGCCCCTGCTCGGTGAGGGCGTCGACCTGGGCGCGCTGTTCGAGCTCGCCGAGCAGCTGGGAGGACTGGCATGA
- a CDS encoding DUF4177 domain-containing protein, giving the protein MTKWEYLTAPVLVHATKQILDNFGQDGWELVQIVPGMNPENLVAYFKRPVG; this is encoded by the coding sequence ATGACGAAATGGGAGTACCTCACCGCGCCGGTCCTCGTGCACGCCACGAAGCAGATCCTCGACAACTTCGGCCAGGACGGCTGGGAGCTCGTCCAGATCGTTCCGGGCATGAACCCGGAGAACCTCGTCGCCTACTTCAAGCGCCCGGTCGGCTGA
- a CDS encoding NUDIX hydrolase, with product MTADGLPDWLRPLEELAGSVDAAQLSPNFPRVPPDARPAAVLLLFSEGEAGPELLLTERASTMRNHPGQIAFPGGKSDPQDADSAATALREAHEEVGVDPATVEVFGTLPTLWLPPSNFAVTPVLGYWREPRPLDPVSDQEVVTVIHQPIRSLVDPANRFSVRHTSGWMGPAFEVGTPMPLWGFTAGVISRLFERLGWEQPWDDSVTRPLPDLPAR from the coding sequence ATGACGGCCGACGGCCTGCCCGACTGGCTCCGGCCGCTGGAGGAGCTCGCGGGGTCGGTCGACGCGGCGCAGCTGTCGCCGAATTTCCCGCGCGTCCCGCCCGATGCGCGCCCCGCCGCGGTCCTGCTGCTGTTCTCCGAGGGCGAGGCGGGCCCCGAGCTGCTGCTGACCGAGCGGGCGAGCACGATGCGCAACCACCCGGGCCAGATCGCGTTCCCCGGGGGGAAGTCCGATCCCCAGGACGCGGACTCCGCGGCGACCGCGCTGCGTGAGGCGCACGAGGAGGTCGGGGTGGACCCGGCCACGGTCGAGGTCTTCGGCACCCTCCCGACGTTGTGGCTCCCGCCGAGCAACTTCGCCGTGACGCCGGTGCTCGGCTACTGGCGCGAGCCGCGGCCGCTGGACCCGGTCAGCGACCAGGAGGTCGTCACCGTCATCCACCAGCCGATCCGCAGCCTGGTCGACCCGGCCAACCGGTTCAGCGTCCGGCACACCTCGGGGTGGATGGGCCCGGCGTTCGAGGTCGGCACCCCGATGCCGCTGTGGGGCTTCACCGCGGGCGTCATCTCGCGACTGTTCGAGCGGCTCGGCTGGGAGCAGCCGTGGGACGACAGCGTGACCCGGCCACTTCCCGATCTGCCGGCGCGATGA
- a CDS encoding WhiB family transcriptional regulator produces MWNENWAAEAACRGKSDALFVKGAEQNRAKQVCGTCHVRAECLAEALDNRIEWGVWGGMTERERRALLRRRPNVTAWRSVLQVAV; encoded by the coding sequence ATGTGGAATGAGAACTGGGCGGCTGAAGCCGCCTGTCGAGGCAAGTCCGATGCCCTGTTCGTCAAGGGTGCGGAGCAGAACCGCGCGAAGCAGGTCTGCGGGACGTGCCACGTCCGCGCCGAGTGCCTCGCCGAGGCCCTCGACAACCGCATCGAGTGGGGCGTCTGGGGCGGCATGACCGAGCGTGAGCGTCGTGCGCTGCTGCGTCGTCGCCCGAACGTCACCGCCTGGCGCAGCGTCCTCCAGGTCGCGGTCTAG
- the nth gene encoding endonuclease III, with protein MHRVLAETYPDAGPELDFRTPFELLVATVLSAQTTDRRVNAITPALFAAFPDPAAMAGAPRVELEEIIRPTGFFRAKTDSLLGLSAALVERYDGEVPPRLADLVTLPGVGRKTANVVLGNAFGVPGLTVDTHFARLVRRFEWVPEEIAKDPVKIEHAVAALFPRKDWTMLSHRLIWHGRRRCHAKKPACGACPVARWCPAYGTGPTDPVEAAALVTTQGAA; from the coding sequence ATGCACCGCGTGCTCGCCGAGACGTATCCCGACGCCGGTCCCGAGCTCGACTTCCGCACGCCGTTCGAGCTGCTCGTCGCGACGGTGCTGTCCGCGCAGACGACCGATCGCCGGGTCAACGCGATCACGCCGGCACTGTTCGCGGCGTTCCCCGATCCGGCCGCGATGGCGGGCGCGCCCCGGGTCGAGCTCGAGGAGATCATCCGGCCGACCGGGTTCTTCCGCGCCAAGACCGACAGCCTGCTCGGCCTGTCCGCGGCGCTGGTCGAGCGGTACGACGGTGAGGTGCCCCCGCGCCTCGCCGACCTGGTGACTCTGCCCGGGGTGGGCCGCAAGACGGCCAACGTGGTGCTGGGCAATGCGTTCGGCGTCCCGGGGCTGACGGTCGACACCCACTTCGCCCGGCTGGTCCGGCGGTTCGAGTGGGTGCCCGAGGAGATCGCGAAGGACCCGGTGAAGATCGAGCACGCGGTCGCCGCGCTCTTCCCCCGCAAGGACTGGACGATGCTCAGCCACCGGCTGATCTGGCACGGGCGCCGACGCTGCCACGCCAAGAAGCCGGCCTGCGGGGCCTGCCCGGTCGCGCGCTGGTGCCCCGCCTACGGCACCGGACCGACCGACCCCGTCGAGGCCGCCGCGCTCGTCACGACCCAGGGAGCCGCATGA
- a CDS encoding ArsA family ATPase: protein MTGKAQTTPSARRGRTTPRGGTRTTVAGRLDVDALLDDPTTQIVVCCGSGGVGKTTSAAALALRAAEKGRTVCVLTIDPARRLAQSMGLTELDNTPRPVKDVDDSRGGSLDAMMLDMKRTFDEVVEQHATPEKAQQILTNPFYIALSSSFAGTQEYMAMEKLGQLHATGRWDLIVVDTPPSRSALDFLDAPDRLSSMLDGRFIKLMLAPAKGPARLLSAGFGIVTSALNKVLGAQVLTDMQTFIAAFDTLFGGFRQRAEGTYALLQADGTAFVVVAAPEPAAMREASYFVERLGGENMPLAGLVVNRVHENGADGISAADAESAGHRLAAGDEVDRMTAELLAIHADRMRVDARESHLKKRFSAAHPAVPTVSVAALAGDVHDLDGLRKIGDLLSGTDHKA, encoded by the coding sequence ATGACCGGCAAGGCACAGACGACCCCGTCGGCCAGGAGGGGACGCACCACCCCTCGCGGCGGCACCCGCACGACCGTGGCCGGCCGGCTCGACGTCGACGCGCTGCTCGACGACCCGACCACCCAGATCGTCGTGTGCTGCGGCTCCGGCGGCGTCGGCAAGACCACCTCGGCCGCGGCGCTCGCCCTCCGTGCGGCGGAGAAGGGCCGCACGGTCTGCGTCCTCACGATCGACCCCGCACGGCGCCTCGCGCAGTCGATGGGCCTGACCGAGCTGGACAACACCCCCCGTCCGGTCAAGGACGTGGACGATAGCCGCGGCGGCTCGCTCGACGCGATGATGCTCGACATGAAGCGGACGTTCGACGAGGTCGTCGAGCAGCACGCGACGCCGGAGAAGGCCCAGCAGATCCTGACCAACCCGTTCTACATCGCCCTGTCCAGCTCGTTCGCGGGCACGCAGGAGTACATGGCGATGGAGAAGCTCGGCCAGCTGCACGCGACCGGCCGCTGGGACCTCATCGTCGTCGACACCCCGCCGTCGCGGTCCGCACTGGACTTCCTCGACGCGCCGGACCGGCTGTCGTCCATGCTGGACGGCCGGTTCATCAAGCTGATGCTCGCGCCGGCGAAGGGCCCGGCCCGGCTCCTGAGCGCGGGCTTCGGCATCGTCACCAGCGCCCTCAACAAGGTGCTGGGCGCCCAGGTGCTCACCGACATGCAGACGTTCATCGCGGCGTTCGACACGCTGTTCGGCGGCTTCCGCCAGCGGGCCGAGGGCACGTACGCGCTGCTTCAGGCGGACGGCACCGCGTTCGTGGTCGTCGCGGCTCCCGAGCCGGCGGCGATGCGCGAGGCGTCCTACTTCGTCGAGCGCCTCGGCGGCGAGAACATGCCGCTGGCGGGCCTGGTGGTCAACCGGGTCCACGAGAACGGCGCCGACGGCATCAGCGCAGCCGACGCGGAGTCCGCAGGCCACCGGCTCGCGGCCGGCGACGAGGTCGACCGGATGACCGCCGAGCTGCTGGCGATCCACGCCGACCGGATGCGGGTGGACGCTCGCGAGTCCCACCTCAAGAAGCGGTTCAGCGCGGCGCACCCGGCGGTTCCGACGGTGTCGGTGGCCGCCCTGGCCGGTGACGTCCACGACCTGGACGGCCTGCGGAAGATCGGCGACCTGCTGAGCGGCACCGACCACAAGGCCTGA
- a CDS encoding TlpA family protein disulfide reductase — protein MRIRVLVAVAALLAVAACSSSEPESTKPTFGGGPAPTFAPDELSAAKKAAGIEDCPAPASSAADLPDITLDCLGGGRAVDLSTLGGKPTVINLWASWCAPCRQEMPLLARAHEAYGDRVRFIGIDFKDPAPDDAIELARATGVTYPQLVDRDQKTVAALKVANLPQTIFVDAQGRMVATERKEFRSYAELTAAIDDHLGVTP, from the coding sequence ATGAGGATCCGGGTGCTGGTGGCGGTTGCCGCCCTGCTCGCGGTGGCCGCGTGCTCGTCGAGCGAGCCCGAGAGCACCAAGCCGACCTTCGGCGGCGGACCGGCCCCGACCTTCGCCCCCGACGAGCTGAGCGCCGCGAAGAAGGCCGCCGGCATCGAGGACTGCCCCGCCCCGGCGAGCAGCGCCGCGGACCTGCCGGACATCACGCTGGACTGCCTCGGCGGCGGCCGGGCGGTCGACCTGTCGACGCTCGGCGGGAAGCCGACGGTCATCAACCTGTGGGCGAGCTGGTGCGCCCCGTGCCGCCAGGAGATGCCGCTGCTCGCGCGGGCGCACGAGGCGTACGGCGACAGGGTCCGGTTCATCGGCATCGACTTCAAGGATCCCGCCCCCGACGACGCGATCGAGCTGGCGCGGGCGACCGGGGTGACGTACCCCCAGCTCGTGGATCGTGACCAGAAGACGGTCGCGGCGCTGAAGGTCGCGAACCTGCCGCAGACGATCTTCGTGGACGCGCAGGGAAGAATGGTCGCCACGGAGCGCAAGGAGTTCCGTTCGTATGCCGAGCTGACGGCCGCGATCGACGATCACCTGGGAGTGACGCCATGA
- a CDS encoding RidA family protein — protein sequence MSAVDDRLGELGLSVPTVPAPVAVYVPAVRSGSHVFTSGQLPLRDGQLLATGKVGGEVSADTAYDCARQSALNAIAAVKSLVDLDEVVRVVKATVFVASTPDFTGQPGVANGASELFGAAFGEAGQHARSAVGVPVLPLDAPVEVELVVEVR from the coding sequence ATGAGCGCCGTCGACGACCGCCTGGGCGAGCTCGGGCTGTCCGTCCCGACCGTCCCGGCGCCGGTGGCGGTGTACGTCCCCGCCGTGCGATCGGGATCGCACGTCTTCACGTCCGGCCAGCTGCCGCTGCGTGACGGTCAGCTGCTCGCCACCGGCAAGGTCGGCGGGGAGGTCAGCGCCGACACCGCGTACGACTGCGCACGGCAGTCCGCGCTGAACGCGATCGCCGCGGTCAAGTCGCTGGTGGACCTCGACGAGGTCGTCCGCGTGGTCAAGGCGACGGTCTTCGTCGCGAGCACGCCGGACTTCACCGGCCAGCCCGGCGTCGCCAACGGTGCCAGCGAGCTGTTCGGGGCCGCGTTCGGCGAAGCCGGGCAGCACGCCCGCAGCGCCGTCGGCGTGCCGGTGCTGCCGCTGGACGCTCCCGTGGAGGTCGAGCTGGTCGTCGAGGTCCGATGA
- a CDS encoding NUDIX hydrolase, translated as MTVRIPMPERLREHAANPPEVPPVPRDAATIVVVRDGEQGIEAYLMRRQTSMAFAAGMYVFPGGGLAASDVELETPWVGPDAAEWGRRFHCDPDLARGLVVAAVRETFEETGILLAGPDASTVVADTSGAAMQAARESLEAGELAFADLLVREGLVLRADLLGAWAHWITPAFEPRRYDTRFFVAALPEGQQVGTMSREADRADWAPLSEVLRTVEAGEAAMMPPTVTACQEISKLTAGTVVAAAAERTIHTVLPELVLVDGEPYLETNHGGPA; from the coding sequence ATGACCGTACGCATCCCGATGCCCGAGCGGCTGCGCGAGCACGCCGCCAACCCGCCCGAGGTCCCGCCGGTGCCGCGGGACGCGGCCACGATCGTCGTCGTCCGTGACGGCGAGCAGGGCATCGAGGCGTACCTCATGCGGCGCCAGACCTCCATGGCGTTCGCCGCCGGCATGTACGTCTTCCCGGGCGGGGGCCTGGCGGCCTCGGACGTCGAGCTCGAGACGCCGTGGGTCGGCCCGGACGCGGCCGAGTGGGGCCGACGGTTCCACTGCGACCCGGACCTGGCGCGCGGGCTCGTCGTCGCCGCGGTGCGCGAGACGTTCGAGGAGACCGGCATCCTGCTCGCCGGACCCGACGCGAGCACTGTCGTCGCCGACACCAGCGGCGCCGCGATGCAGGCGGCCCGTGAGTCGCTCGAGGCGGGCGAGCTGGCGTTCGCGGACCTCCTGGTCCGTGAGGGGCTCGTGCTGCGCGCCGACCTGCTCGGTGCGTGGGCCCACTGGATCACCCCGGCGTTCGAGCCCCGCCGCTACGACACCCGGTTCTTCGTCGCGGCCCTGCCCGAGGGTCAGCAGGTCGGGACCATGAGCCGCGAGGCCGATCGTGCGGACTGGGCGCCGCTGAGCGAGGTCCTGCGTACCGTCGAGGCCGGCGAGGCCGCGATGATGCCGCCCACCGTGACCGCGTGCCAGGAGATCTCGAAGCTGACCGCCGGCACGGTCGTCGCCGCAGCCGCCGAGCGGACGATCCACACGGTCCTGCCCGAGCTGGTGCTGGTCGACGGCGAGCCGTACCTCGAGACGAATCACGGAGGGCCCGCATGA
- a CDS encoding MarP family serine protease, with product MNSFDLIILVILVAYAISGYVQGFVVNLVATIGLLVGGLVALAVVPRILSGGTPTLSSSLLALGLVIGAAAIGQAIGTFVGSGVRDTLTWRPLRWVDAVAGSALSMVAVLCAAWALGYSVSGTSIPYLSTASRDSSILERVDGVMPARATSVLRSFNEVLDSNLFPRYIDPFESEDITEVRAPDSATLARPGVQRARESVVKILGQAKCDRGIEGSGFAYADGRIMTNAHVVAGVDTPSVVLDDRRVPARVVLFDRELDVAVLAVDGLGLRPLRFDTRGKAGQSAAILGFPQNGPFDARAARIRSEIRLRSPDIYDRGQVVRETYSVRGLVRSGNSGGPLVSTDGSVLGVIFAASVSDKSTGYALTADQVAADARKGAAATQPVSTGECA from the coding sequence ATGAACTCCTTCGACCTGATCATCCTGGTCATCCTCGTCGCGTACGCGATCTCGGGGTACGTCCAGGGGTTCGTGGTCAACCTGGTCGCGACGATCGGCCTCCTGGTCGGCGGCCTGGTCGCCCTGGCGGTCGTGCCGAGGATCCTGTCCGGTGGCACGCCCACCCTGTCCAGCTCCCTGCTCGCGCTGGGCCTCGTGATCGGCGCTGCGGCCATCGGGCAGGCGATCGGGACGTTCGTGGGCAGCGGCGTGCGCGACACGCTCACCTGGCGTCCGCTGCGCTGGGTCGACGCGGTCGCCGGCAGCGCCCTCAGCATGGTCGCGGTGCTGTGTGCCGCGTGGGCGCTGGGCTACTCGGTCAGCGGGACGTCGATCCCGTACCTGTCGACCGCCTCGCGGGACTCCTCGATCCTCGAACGGGTGGACGGCGTCATGCCGGCCCGGGCGACCTCGGTGCTGCGGTCGTTCAACGAGGTCCTCGACTCCAACCTCTTCCCCCGCTACATCGACCCGTTCGAGAGCGAGGACATCACCGAGGTCCGTGCGCCCGACAGCGCGACGCTCGCGCGCCCGGGTGTGCAGAGGGCGCGCGAGAGCGTCGTGAAGATCCTCGGGCAGGCGAAGTGCGACCGGGGCATCGAGGGATCGGGCTTCGCGTACGCCGACGGCCGCATCATGACGAACGCGCACGTGGTCGCCGGGGTCGACACGCCCTCGGTCGTCCTGGACGACCGGCGGGTGCCGGCACGGGTCGTGCTGTTCGACCGCGAGCTCGACGTCGCGGTGCTCGCCGTGGACGGTCTCGGCCTGCGGCCGCTGAGGTTCGACACCCGCGGCAAGGCCGGCCAGTCGGCGGCGATCCTGGGCTTCCCGCAGAACGGGCCGTTCGACGCCAGGGCCGCACGCATCCGCAGCGAGATCCGTCTGCGCAGCCCCGACATCTACGACCGCGGCCAGGTCGTGCGCGAGACGTACTCGGTCCGTGGCCTCGTCCGCTCGGGCAACTCCGGCGGACCGCTCGTGTCCACGGACGGGTCGGTGCTCGGCGTGATCTTCGCGGCCTCGGTCTCCGACAAGTCCACGGGGTACGCCCTCACGGCCGACCAGGTCGCGGCCGACGCGCGCAAGGGCGCCGCCGCCACCCAGCCGGTCTCCACGGGGGAGTGTGCCTGA